A genomic region of Zalophus californianus isolate mZalCal1 chromosome 11, mZalCal1.pri.v2, whole genome shotgun sequence contains the following coding sequences:
- the LOC113914808 gene encoding mRNA turnover protein 4 homolog: MPKSKRDKKVSLTRTAKKGLELKQYLIEELRKCVDTSKYLFIFSVANMRNSKLKDIRNAWKHSQMFFGKNRVMMVALGRSPADEYKDNLHQVSKKLRGEVGLLFTNRTKEEVNEWFTKYTEMDFARAGNKATFTVTLDPGPLEQFPHSMEPQLRQLGLPTALKRGVVTLLSDHEVCKEGDVLTPEQARVLKLFGYEMAEFKVTIKYMWDAQSGRFQQMGDDLPESASESAEESEGEDDG, from the coding sequence ATGCCCAAATCCAAGCGCGACAAGAAAGTTTCCTTAACCAGAACTGCCAAGAAAGGCTTAGAACTGAAACAGTACCTGATAGAAGAGCTTCGGAAATGTGTGGATACGTCCAAGTACCTTTTCATCTTCTCCGTGGCCAACATGAGGAACAGCAAGCTGAAGGACATCCGGAACGCCTGGAAGCACAGCCAGATGTTCTTTGGCAAAAACAGGGTGATGATGGTGGCCTTGGGTCGAAGCCCAGCTGATGAGTACAAAGACAACCTGCATCAAGTCAGCAAGAAGTTGAGGGGTGAGGTCGGTCTCCTTTTCACCAACCGCACCAAGGAGGAAGTGAATGAGTGGTTTACGAAATACACGGAAATGGACTTCGCTCGAGCCGGAAACAAAGCAACTTTCACTGTGACCCTGGACCCTGGGCCCCTGGAGCAGTTCCCCCACTCCATGGAGCCACAGCTGAGGCAGCTGGGCCTGCCCACTGCCCTCAAGAGAGGTGTGGTGACCCTGCTGTCCGACCACGAGGTGTGTAAGGAGGGCGACGTGCTGACCCCAGAGCAGGCCCGCGTGCTGAAGCTTTTCGGGTATGAGATGGCTGAATTCAAGGTCACCATCAAATACATGTGGGATGCACAGTCTGGAAGGTTCCAGCAGATGGGAGATGACTTGCCCGAGAGCGCATCCGAGTCAGCAGAAGAATCAGAGGGGGAAGATGATGGCTGA
- the LOC113915330 gene encoding cytochrome b-c1 complex subunit 7-like — translation MASRPAVAASSRWLEGIRKWYYNAAGFNKLGLMRDDTIYENDDVKEGIRRLPENLYNDRMFCIKRALDLTMRHQILPKEQWAKYEEDKFYLEPYLKEVIRERKEREEWAKK, via the coding sequence ATGGCGAGCAGGCCTGCAGTTGCAGCATCAAGCCGGTGGCTGGAGGGTATTCGGAAATGGTACTACAATGCTGCAGGGTTCAATAAACTGGGGTTAATGAGAGATGATACAATATATGAGAATGACGATGTGAAAGAGGGCATAAGAAGGCTTCCTGAGAACCTTTATAACGACAGGATGTTTTGCATTAAGAGAGCACTGGACCTGACCATGAGGCATCAGATCTTGCCTAAAGAGCAGTGGGCAAAATATGAGGAGGATAAATTCTACCTTGAACCATATTTGAAAGAAGTTATtcgggaaagaaaagagagagaagaatgggcAAAGAAATAA